The Lycium barbarum isolate Lr01 chromosome 11, ASM1917538v2, whole genome shotgun sequence genome contains the following window.
AAACTTCCAAATTTTGTTAATTTTTATATTATAACTCAAACACGTTTctttaatattatttttaaaaatttattctcATTAGTACAAGGGACACGCGCAACGGGCGTACGCTTAGACTAGTATGAGGAAATTCAACACGTTTAAATCAATTAAAATAGGAAGGAGATGTTCACGTTCTTTTAGGAAAACCAACAGTAGGACACATCATAAAAAGGTTTTAAGATTAATTATAGAATATGTTTGACCTGTCTCTATACGAGTATCGATTAAAAGTAATACAATTTATACATAAACTAGTGGACTTGTACGcgcaaaaaaatataaaatatgaataAATAGTAATGTTATAATTTAATGTAAGAAACAATGTTTATTAATCAAACGTCTTTTTTATTAGAGCAAAGGTGTAAATATattcctcaactttgcgatttagagcagatataacCCTCGTAAAAAAGTGATGTATATATACCCTTGTccttacaaaatggtgcaaatatatcctgcacttacacaaatagtgcaaatatatccttttcactaacgggatttaaaaaaaaaaatcatttagctaattttttaattaaaaaaatgtcatgtggctttaaaaaaaaagtctactcgTTTTTTTAGTAGATATATTTTTCTAACGGCACattgtaattttttttctggtggATCGGGTCTGATTCGTGTAAAAGAATATCtccgtggctttaaaaaaatataaatctacccatttttttaaacgaatcaAACCCGACCCaccaggaaaaaaaaattatcatgtggctttaaaaaaaatatatctactcaaaaaaatgggtagacttttttttttaaagccatgtggtatttttttaaataaaaaaataaactaaatgatttaaaaataaaaaaatccgtCAGCAAAAAGTTTATATTTGCACCTTCTGGTTTAAACGCCAGAAGGAGCAAAGGCGATTGCAACTTACCAATCAATAGCACTTGTAAAATATTGTCGGGAGGAGAAAATGGGGCAAGCTTTGAACCCTGGTTATTTTGCAGGGAAACAAAGTAGTTGAGGCTTcgccaaaaaataataataatctgAGGCACATCTGACAGATATCaaaacaaaaactaaaaaaacatcaattgaatgaaaaaagtagcttttttttttaataaggtaaaGATCAAACCTCACAACAGTGATAGTACGGACCAGGAAGCTGTGTTAGAATGGAACGTTAGGATCAAAGGAATCACATAACCCTGTTACAAACATGTATTCAACTAACTTAGAAAACATAATAGATATACAAATGTATGTTATTTGTAGACAGGAAAGAATAGTTAAGCTACAAGATAACTAATAACTAATAATCAAAAGACTATTACTGTCTAAAGTCATACACGCATACACACTTGATGGatatcaaaatgaaataatcTAACAGTAAATATAGATTTACATCGTGAGACACTTTCAATCTCAAGAGTGACAACTTATTTATCCTGACTCAAGTCTCAAAGAATTCAATGATTTTAGGAAATGTGTTTAGTGCTCCAATATATTATATTCCCTTTGTCCTAATTTATGCAATGTTAGTGAAAGTATATTTATTAACTGCCTGATACTTCTTTCTAAAATGCTCACTGCAGTTGTATGAACCAATAGGCCATTGTGTGCAGTAATATAAGGCTAACAAATAAAAAACTCAAATAATTACTCAAGATACTCCTTCTAATAAGGCATTTGGAGACTGTAACAGAAGGCATTACATAGATAAATCATCTTATTTTCTGGGAAAGCCAGTCATACTATATAAATTTTTCTACTGGTGAAATTTGATATGGATTTCCCTATAGAATTGACAATAATGCTTAAGTAAACAGTCGTGTTTGCAATTACAATTTGCATTTTCTTGTTTTAGAATCAGGGACTCATCCCAGTGAGGAGACCTTTCTCTTAAAGTACATCCACATCTATGAATCCTATTTCTGTTTTTGTCTTTGATTTATCTACTCAGTTGCTCTTGCTAGGTCTTTGCACCCAGATTTGATGTAGCACCAACAACTGATTCCTCTTTCCGAAGCGTTCTCATAATTACCCTTCTCAGTTTCACAATAAGAAATCAAAAGTAAAATACTATCAAAAGGGAAACAACTCTATACACAGTTATATTTTAAGGAAAAAACAGAATGGGTGGTATTAGGCATAAGTGAGCACACAATAGAGATATCAAATCTTACTGAGTTTTGAAATGAGCTTTTCTTTCTTCCAAAGCAGGGATTTCTGATCGAAGAGATTCTACTTCTGCAGCAGTTAACACTACCTGCAAGGCATGCTACTATATGTGATCTCTCTCTTTCCCACACCAAAGACAACGATGCCCTTCCGAACAATTAAGTAAAAAATAGCAAGCTAGACAGTTTGAGGATTACTGTAAATAATATGCACCTTTTCTTGACCATCTATGCCAGACATCCAAGTTAGCTTGCTGGGGCTAAACAACTTCAACGTCGAAGCAGCACCTTTCAATTTTCTTCTAGTCCAAGATCTACTAATGGATCTATTCTAATATGGGAGGAGACAaataaaacaaaaggaaaaagaagtGAATTCCATTACAGATATATAACTCTTCTTTACCTCAGAATGTGTTTAGAAGATATACCTTAAAGAATCATTACTTCCTACATATTTAGATGAAGCTGGGATCTGCACGGAGTCTTCACCAGATGTTGAAGCTTGAAAATGATCTTCAAATATCTCTATTCCTCGAGGACTGTCACCCATGATTTTTATGTCTGGAATTAACTGAAACCAGAATTACAAAGTATAATCAGCATTCCCAACTTTAAAGGTTTAGAGGAATGACAGTTGTTATATCACAATGATATCACTTTTTATGGACTTCAAAACTCAAATACTAAATGTGTGACTCTTAAAGTCCGTAACCAATCTTTTAGAAGGCAAGAAAGGACATATTACCAGTCATAGGCAAGGCATAAGCTTCCAGTTCCTAATAGGATAAATTAATTTTGCATTAACCTAATCTAACAGAGGCATTATATTGAAAGGATTTTCTATAGGAATCAGTGTATTTTTTGTTGAGACGGTAAGGTTTTTTAAAATGATGAGCACCAAGAAAGTGCTGTCAAGAGCAGCATGAAGTTCTCAGGAATGGAACTTCCGATGCTCTTGACTCTGAGATGACACTGTCAGGCTGACATTGCTATAATTCACAGAGCAGGCAGAGGCagacacaaaatttaaaattgatGAGTTCTAACCTTTTAAGATTCGTAGATTGAACTCATTATACTTTTGGAATTGCTGGTTTTCTTTCGAAAATATTAGGTTCGGTTGAATCCATTGGGCAAAGGCGGCTTCCGCCTCTGCCCGGGGAGAATAGGACATAAAACCAATATGTACATTAGGTCTAGCTCAACGAAAAGGAAAGTTCTTAAACAGTCCCTCCCTTCACAACTACTGAAACTAAACATTGAATCTTTTTGCTACAATTTCACAATACTCTCTAAGTAATTAATACTTTTTTTCCTAACAGCATTTTAGGAGAAGTCAAGAAAACAAAACCACCTAAAAAGGGCCTAAAATTATTGAACTCCGCTACCTCATTTTTAAGTGAAGATTTGTTCAACATGTCCTCAAATGTACTGGAAAAGGCTTCATTGTCTGTTTTTTGGGGGCACGGTGTATCATCTTTAATTTGTTCTTTGATCTCAATGATGCGCATCTGGTGCTACTGCTCTTCTTTTTTCACCCAACCAATAGGTCCTAAGAGAACAGGGAGAAAAATAGAATAAGTAAAATAGCAAACAGTAAATCACGGCAAATAAACTATTATGACATTGATATGAAAAGTTAGAAGTAACTGCAAAATTGAAATTCCTATAACAAAAACAAAATCTAGATGTGAAAGCTCATTCTTATCTCTTAGTCAGAACTTACAAGTCACAATAATAGCTTCTTTAGCCGTCCTTGCATTTACAGGCTTCATATAACATTCTTAATCAGAACATGCATCTATATAAAAGAAGAACATGAAGAGAAAAAACACGTAAAGGAGAACTCTAAACAGCTAATTATTGAAAATGAGTGCTTTGCTGTTATGCCATGATATTTTTCTACCTGTAGATTTTATTCCAAAAAATAAAGGTATGCATTATGCATCtcaaattcatgaaaaatatataAGGCGAAACAGCTAATTATTGAAAATGAGTGCTTTGCTATTATGCCATGATGTTTTTCTACCTGTAGATTTTATTCCAAAAAACAAAGGTATGCATTATGCATCtcaaattcatgaaaaatatataAGGCGATCAAAACTAGCAATTATgtacccaagaaaaaaaaaaactccagtTTGGTGTGTAAAACTCATGACGTCTTGTGAAAATCACCATATCAGAACTGCACACATCTTTTTGGTCTTGAAAATAAAAGGTTGTAAGGTCCACTGCAGCATAGCTTTAGACTACCACACATCCAGAAGATCCCTTTCAGGTTAAAGGAATATCTAGTCGACCATAACAGATTAGCATAATTAAAGCTAATATTCAGGCTTTCCCTGTTTCTTAAGTCCAAAGCAGCCTGGCATCACAGTTAGCTTAAAACAAATGTAAGTGTGCTTTTATAAACTTAATTTTCAAGGGCTTATATACAGTAATGAAAGAAAGAATCCAGTTTCACTTATAATCTTGCCtagaaaaaagattaaaaaaataagaaaggtATAGAGAAACAAACTCACCAAGATCAAAGATAGAAATATAGTGGTGAATACAGTTGCACTTATGTAAGTTCTATCTCGTCCAAGCCACTGGAATTTTAATCCAAACAGAAAAGGTCAGTGTGCATCTGCCATAATAATGGGGAAGAAGAAAAGCAAAAACAAGAAAACCAACTGGAAGAAGATAGAAGTTGATGTCCTGAAGAATTGGTCCAGACCGATAAAAGTAATGCACCCCTCTACCAGCAAGTCCATGGATGTACTGGAGAAAGGAACATAAAAGTTTCACAACTCACGAATCCAAAGTACAAAAAAAATCAGGAATGGGATCGACTATAGAGCAGAGAAACATAAAATCATCACATCATTTGCCAAAATAATAAACAACCATAGAAAATGTACACAAAAATGCACACAAGTTCTATGATAGGAAAGAGATCAGCACGAAAAAAATTTAACATCTCCCAACCTCTCTTCACTCTAGACAAACTCTACTCTGCCTAGACAGAGGAAAAAGAAAGTATCACGAAAACAAACATTGCAAACAAACATTGCGTAAATCAAAAGCAGTTGACTACAGATGGAGGATCTTCTAGTAACGCACTGTAGAATCGAAGGTAGACAATTTCTACCTAGCATATAGTACTTGCCACTCCAGCAAGTCCAAAGCAGAATAACTGCCAAATCAGATAAAATGCCTCATATTTTGGTTGTCTGTAGTGTGGAGTGATACTACTTATGCAAATAGAATCAATGTAAAGAATCAGTTTTTAATTGAAGATGCAAAACTGATAGTATGGGATGAAGTATCAATAGATCCAATAGGTCATGACTTAGTGAGCTTAGTAGGCCAAAACAATGTTGTTCTGCAAAAGAACAGCCAAGATGATGCGAGTACATCATACAATTCACAGAAGTCACGTCGTGTATCATTGCTCTCCTCTCTCCACAACTATGAAGAATTGCAAGAATTGTCCAATATCCTGCAACAATCCAAATCTAATCCATTACATGAGTATCACTTCACTATCTCTACCTTTAAAAAAGCACCAACTAAAAACACGAAGGTCGAAAGTAAAGATCTGCTGCATAGGTTACCCAGTGGCCAGTATCAAAACCTTAACTATTGGATCAGAATATTTAATATTGTCAACCATTAATATATAAATGGTGAAAGAAGAACACACTCTAGAAACAAACTTAACTTCCAAGTTCCAACTACTGATCAGACAATGCAAAATAGATTGAACGAATAACTAaaccattttttatttatttaaatgcAACTACGCCGTATGGTGGCGTGGCCCTTTATATCATTACCAAAAATTATGTACAAACTGGCAGGATTTCCATGAATCCATAGTCCCAACAAAGCAGCTATACATAAGAAGGAATAACATTAAAAACCAAGTGCCCTCCGGTAAACATATACAAAAAGATACAGGGATATAAGGAGGGGCAACCTGGAAACTAAACAACTGATTTAAACAAACTGGTGCTTCTTGTGCTTGTGTCTAAAAGATGGCATCATTATCCAGTCAAGCCTATAAGGACCTTTAGCATAGCTAGGCAAGTCATTCGCCGAATGAGAAACTTGGTTTGGTATTATCAAACTTGCCTTTGCCAATGCGTCCGCCATTTGATTTCCTTCTCTATAACAATGTTGAATGATGCAATTACTTTCATCGATTACCTTCCGACTTTCATTGAAAACTTCTTGTAATAACCAAGGTACACCGTACTCCTTGCACCACTTAAGACCTATCATAGCTGCCTTTGCCTCGGCCGGATTGCTGCTACCAGTTCCCAGAGATTGCTGGAATGCCATGATCAAATTACCTAGATGATCTCTACAAATTCCACCAGCCCCAATTGGTCCCTCAGTCTTCCTGCTGCCATATGTGTTCAATTTGAACGAATAAGAGATAAAAATCCGGCAAGTGCCAATTCAAATTGAACTTGCAATTGCTTTCTAACTTTTAACCATTGCAGTTTAAACATCATTTGCATAATACTTGTACAGTCTATTGTTTCCTGTGGTCCGATTAAGTCTTCAAAGTCAGGACTTATAATAAACTGTCTTTTGTTgatctttaaaaaaaaaggaaaataacttACTTTCCAACTGTAATGCAGAACATAAGTAATTTGAAAGGAACCGAATAAAATTGGGGAGCATAAGTACATTACTGCATTTCATTTGGAATATATGTTTAGAGAGACTTTCTGTGTTCTCATTGAGTTCTAAGGACCAGTGATTATTAGGAAGTCGACACAGTCACATGAGCATATACATGTGAAAATTTCCTTTTCGGCTATCAATATTATTTTCCCTTTGATAAGATGTATTTTCATTATTGAACAGGGGAAAAAAGAATTAAGTTTCACTAACAATAGAAAAGATCACACATGTATCTTTAATATCCAAAATCATGCACCCAAGTGTCTAGTTCCGAACATGCATAGCGAATCGGAGAAATGTACTAACATGCATGTAGGAAACCCGACAAGAGACTATCTAAAAGAACAGAAAACTAACAAATCACCCACTAAGGTCCCATTAACAACAATCGAATGTATTAAACAATAAAGACTTACAAAAACAAATCAACAAATATATACCAAGCAGAACAAGGAAACAATAAATTCAAAAACAAAAAGCATCCTAGGATAAACCATtacataaatacacaaaataaaCAGATTGCCGAAAAACATTGAGAAACAGGGAACTAAAGGGAGAAATCAATGAGAGAACTTATGTTTACCTCCATGCCTATCATTTTCAGTTCCTCTGTCCTTCGACTTACAACCATTCGACTTTGTCTGATCGCCGTCGTTCTTTTCCTATAATGTTACTTTGAACTGAGCTCTGTTAAACCTGGGTAACTGTGAGAGTGAAGGAAAGGAGAGATGGGTTTGTGGGTTTAATCGTTCAAAAATTTGCAGAGATCCCAAAAAGGAAATTACAAAAATTTCATGAAATAGTATAATTTAAATAAAATCCATTGAATATATGAAGCAGTAGGACAAAAGAATGAATAGAAGCGTTACTTCATTTCTGGCTTTGCTGATTTACACCCCCCCTCCTCCTCTTTTCAATGATTCAAGCCTTTGATGTGAGAACAACACACTCTTAAATAACTCTTAAAAGCAACTTTTTTGGTTATAACACCCTTCTATTAACATGTAGCAGCTAAGAAGAGACAACACATCAACTTTTACCTTGCAAAcagaatatgtaaaaatctaagAACCCTCTTACACGTGAATATCCCAACTTAGGTAAACGGGAAAAACTTGAATCACTTTATAAAAGCAGAAAAAAACAAATCTCACCTTCTTTTCCATCACCTCCTCTTTATTCTAGTCATCATCATCTTCCTCGATAATATCTTCAGATTCATCACCTTAGCAGCTCGCCAGCAAACCATGAGACTGCATGAAGAATTATTTGTCCTGAAACAGTTGAGCTACAAAGGAAGaacaatatatcacatcatattCACTTTTCCAATCCAAACAACAACTTATGACGCCGTAAATAAAGATTGAATTTGTTGGGACAAATATCAAAGTAAAAGTAGATTAATAGTTAATACTAAAGCTGCTTCCCAAAAGAAGAAATCAgcaacatacccaatataataatCTTGTTCCGCTTGATTCAGGAGCTCTTCAACTCGTGAGAAATATATTTGACACAGCTATCATATCAGATAAAAGAACTTAGTATATTTAACAAAAGGAATAATGTCAAAGTAGCGAAACTTACAGTGTCATCATCTGTACCAAGTCATCATGAAGAGATTTAACTTTTTCTGCAACATTACCTGAATTATCATTttatctctctctttttttttttttgtacaatcAACTACATTATAACTGAAACATAGCCATTTTACAGTAATAGAGGGTGACTATAGGCTACTGAGAACCAAGGAATAATTATCTTGTATCATGTGCATCAATCCTTGAAATTTTCTTTACCTCATTGCAGGCTGCAGGAACTTCCTCTGCATATTACACAATGTTAAACATCTCAATCTCCACATAGAGGGTCCCAACTCCCTTAAACTTCCTGATTTTCTTTGACAATGGTGGTGTTCGGCTCAATTTACACGCACATCAACTATTCTACCGGATACCTACTACCTcctcccaccagcacaggtaCCGCGTAACTATGCCCACGAAGGCTTAGGTTGATAGGAATTTCCTGATTTTCTTCTACAGGTTTAAGCACCTAAGGTCTCTAGAAGAGCCAAATAATGTAGTATTTCCGCCTCAGCACATTCGAAGATTCTGATTGACCTCAAACTTTCTAAGATTTTTGTTGCTTAGGACTTCTGTTCCTAGACATTGCAGTATTTGATTCTAAACAATATTTTTACTCCCTTATTTCCTCAATAACTTTCTCTAGATGCACAGTTCGCCTTAATTCCAACTTCATCTAGCAATCGTAAATGAACAATATCAGTTTAGATATTAAAAAAAGACAACCATCCCACGAGCAAATTACGCTGAGGTAATTAATCAACTACTCTTCATCCCAAATTAGCTGAGATCAACTATATGAATCCTCTGTATCCATTCCACTCTGTTCAGATCCATTCCAATACTAACTAATCATCTAAAATACTTAATTATACCATCTGTCTAAGCTAAAGCAGCAAAATCTACTTCCATAGGCATCTCAATCTTTTGTTTTCATGATAGTCCACCAAGTAAGCATAAAACACCCAAAAAATCTACATAAGAAACCAAATCACCCCCACTTCATAATAGTGAACTAATAAAGTAAAACAACAAACCACTATGAAGAAAATTCTGAACCGCTTGAATCTAAGtaaaagcaaaaaacaaaagtTACCCAGATGAAATCTAGCAAAAAACTGGAGGTGGGTATAGcttaatcattaaaaaaaaaagaggtgggTATGGAAAGAAACCTGAGGGAAATTAGCAGATTGGGCCCAAACGTTGCCGTCTTGACCGATAATAGCAGCAGAAGTGAGATGATTACCTTCAATCTCACAAAACAAGTGATCATCAACATATGTTTGCCACAACATCTTTGATTTACCCAAGTTTCTTCTTCTTCAGATCTATTATCTCTATGGTTTAGTGAGAGTTTGTGTGCAGAAAATGGTCCAGTGATAGAAATCGGAGAGTAGAAGGCGAATGCGAAAACTAAAGAGTGGGACTTGTGGTGGCACACGTGTTTGTTTTTCAAGGCTGACAGATACACTAAAGTTTAGCCATAAAAGAGCACATATTTACGACAATACCCTTCGTCGTCCAAAGAACCTTCACTTATTAATAGTAGAAGAAATagtagaaatattttttttttatatatataaataaaagatgGTTTCAACATGGTTGCTTAAGTGGTAATGAAAGTAAAGTTGAGGGCATTTAAGACTTTTGGCATCATTTTACCAACGTGTACTTCAACCGTAGAAATCAACCGCCGGCACATCAATTCTTTCACTTTCCCTCCCATTGCTCTAAAACGTTCAAGATCATCCTTAATATTCATCATTTTCTTTATGAGGTTTCATTGCCTTCTAGCTTTCTCTGTTAATGGGTCTTCTCCATTGCGTGTTGCTCTGTTCAAGCCAACATCTTCTCTCTAATTTATTCTGTGTAACATTTTATCACTATGTTATGATTTTATGAGTGCTCAACAGCCATGCCGATGCTTACTGCGTGTCATGAGGTTTTGGCAATTAACGATGAAACCATTTTTCTTTCGCTAAATGAAGAGCACTTATCGTCGAGCAAGCCTGTGGGTGACTGGTATGCTTATTTAGCTTTCTTCTTTTCCTTGGCTGGTACTGCTCAATTTGAGTGCTTTTCATGTTTATtattaatataatatatatcttgTATATATAGAGTTGCGTGCTATGAATGCTGATTTACCAATTCTAACAACTGACTTTGACTGTTAatggtatggtatatgatatagtatTGTTGTTTGCTCGAATTTAATGCTGCCCAACTCGACTACCTAATTCAAATCATTTAGAAGATTGAAACATCCGATCTTCTTAAGTACTATATGATTCTCGACTCTCGAATCTCGATAACACAGTAAAACTATTTACCAAGAAAGTGAGTATGACCAAATTATTTTATTCCGCTGAACCTCTTGAAAAGTCACATACATAACTTCAATATTCTAGAAGAAATTGATATATATGTTAGGCTTGACAATACCTCCTtatgtatgctttgtactttttaAAGGGGCTGATGTCATTACATGAGAAATTGTGTTAGGAATCATGATTTATCTCTTACAAAACTATGCTAATCGTTCATTTACCATATTGTTATATCTTCTATGTTAGATTTTTCGACATGGATGTTTTAAGTCAATAAAATTGGAATCAAGGATATCTTTGTCATTTACTCATTAGCTCACATAGTCTTACTTGCGTGCGTGTGGTAGAGAGTTCTTTGTCTCTTTTCATGTTTGCTCTATCCATTTTGTCGATTCGAAGTAGCTTGAGATTTCGTTCTTTTGCTATTTTCCttctttccctttttttcttAGCCTCTCCTTCTTCATCGTTGAATCCGTCGATTCCTTTGATTTTTTCAACCTTCTTGTTTGTCAGAGAAACCTAGAAATTGATATATATGTTAGGTTTCTCCAAAAGTCAGAATTATCAAGTTAGATTTCTAGAACTCAGAAATCTGAAACAAGAAATTGGGTGTTGGCCAACCTTTTATCCATTTTTGCTCTATCCAAGGTAATCACTCACTTCAAAATAGTTCGTTTCAGATTGAACCTGtgatttaaaaatgaaaattgagTATTTCATGCTCCAATTTGGTAATCTGCTACATTAACagcagatttttatttttttgataatATTAACTGTAGATTTTAAATGTGCAAATCTTGCTGTCCAGGAAAGCTATATGTTGCATATAAGAGTTCCTGAAAGCATTAATTATTTATCTAGAAGGGACGGAGGGTAAAAGTGAGAAATTGGTTGGTTTTGTTCACTTATGTGATGTATTCATGGGTTAGTTTTGTTCGGTATGATTCAAAGAGCAGTAAAGGTGATATAGTTTTCTCCTCTGCTTTTACCTCCATTCCTACAACCCTCTCCTTTTCACCCCAAGTCGATATAGTGAGTAATTTGACTTGAACCGTTTCATAGcaaaattcatatacatatacattcatATTATATATGTGCGTGTCTGTGTAGCTTCATTCTCTATTAATTTTTGAGTTTTCTTAGTTCTATTTCCTTATATGTCCTTCGCTAGGGTGGAAACCTCAAATTTATCCACGGAGCCCTCTGGAGGTAGAGTTGAGGTTGCTTGACGCTCTTCTCCTTTCGAGTGAATTGCTTCAATTCGGATGCCTTTGTTCAATTCTAGGGATTGTTTCATTAGAAATCTTACAACTAAAACCCCTCTATCTGAGTAGTGAAAAAATTCTCCACTAATTATCTGCTTAGCACTAAGAAACCCCTCTAACTAACTAACCACCGCTAATTTAAATTAGTTAAGTACAGGATGTAACTATATACAAGAACTACTAACTGCCTAATCAGTTGATCCACTAGCTTCAAGCCTTCAACAGGACTGTAGGTTTGTGACATTGGTGGCAAGGAGTCAATGATTGAAGCCATTACCAACTTGAAGTTAGCTTCGGAGAATAGGGACTGCTTAATCATCAGCGGAAAAATTTCGCTCTATCTCTATTTTTGAAAGTATATACGCCGATTTAGCCCATACTTTGTGTGTAAACACCCGATTTAgctcatatttgtgtataaacacctttatacactattatacgcCTTATACAAGATTGATACATTAAAGTTCCCCGAGATATTTCTTCAAATCCAATTCGTTTTTAAGTTGTCTTAATTCTATTTCCTCTCTTTAAGCAGATTGTAGATTAGTATTTTGCAAACATCAAATTTCAAAGTTGCTAAACACCCCTTCCAGCATGTAATGCTTTAGTTTTCAACTCTGGTACCTACAACTTATGGCAGGGCTACCTTGTTATCTGGAATCACTGCCTCTTGAGCAAAACATATTCATAGTAGCTCTTTTATGATATTTAGTTTGTTTAATCTTATAGTCGTTATGTTTGTTAGACACTTGCGTAGCTTGGTGAAACTTTTGACTGTTACTGTAGATAGAGCAACACAGCACAACCGCATTCGGGTTGATAAAATAAAATAGTTGGCTTCCAATCGTGGCATAATATTATATATGTGATCATTCACTCATCACGACTATTAGGGCAGTGGTtatatctttattattattattattacttattgTTTTGTAATGTGTCTCAAGTTACCCATTAGAGTTATTAGAGGATCGTTTGCCACTCTTGCCATGAGGACAAACATCAAGCACACGTGCAAAGGCGCCATGAGAATGGAGACATTTTAAACACCATATATGTTTTCacaattgttataccccatttttaaCAGGTTAAaataggagtacaacatattggagattcctatcttgcttattttaaggagtcgccacctaattaatttaatggtgaattaggacacctaatttattaactaaggtaaagctaactaaacctccgttaatagtctgcttaatcaatgtgattctaggtaagggttctatattatcctaaagggaaggggttagg
Protein-coding sequences here:
- the LOC132620383 gene encoding uncharacterized protein LOC132620383 isoform X1, with translation MRIIEIKEQIKDDTPCPQKTDNEAFSSTFEDMLNKSSLKNEVAEFNNFRPFLDIKIMGDSPRGIEIFEDHFQASTSGEDSVQIPASSKYVGSNDSLRSISRSWTRRKLKGAASTLKLFSPSKLTWMSGIDGQEKVVLTAAEVESLRSEIPALEERKAHFKTQVIMRTLRKEESVVGATSNLGAKT
- the LOC132620383 gene encoding uncharacterized protein LOC132620383 isoform X2 yields the protein MRIIEIKEQIKDDTPCPQKTDNEAFSSTFEDMLNKSSLKNEVAEFNNFRPFLDIKIMGDSPRGIEIFEDHFQASTSGEDSVQIPASSKYVGSNDSLRSWTRRKLKGAASTLKLFSPSKLTWMSGIDGQEKVVLTAAEVESLRSEIPALEERKAHFKTQVIMRTLRKEESVVGATSNLGAKT
- the LOC132620383 gene encoding phosphatidylinositol:ceramide inositolphosphotransferase 2-like isoform X3 yields the protein MAFQQSLGTGSSNPAEAKAAMIGLKWCKEYGVPWLLQEVFNESRKVIDESNCIIQHCYREGNQMADALAKYIHGLAGRGVHYFYRSGPILQDINFYLLPWLGRDRTYISATVFTTIFLSLILPVNARTAKEAIIVTCKF